CAACCGACGTTACCGGCACGCGGCGCACGCGCGCACGCCCGCCCTGATCGTCGAGCTGGGCTACCTCTCGAACCCGCACGACAGGGAGCTGATCGACGAGCCGGACCGCCTGGCGGCGGCCCTGGAGGCCGGCGTCGTGAGCTACCTGGACGCGGTCGGCAGGCTCTGAGGCCCATGCGTACGCGGGCGTGGCGGCTCGTCGGACCGCCGGCTCGCGCGGCGCCGCGGAGCGGGTCGGGCCGGCGGCGTCCGGGCAGAGCGCGGTCGCGCCGGCCGTCCTCCGCGCACCCCGCCGCCCGGGGGTCGCTGGTAGCATCGCCTAGGCATGACAGTCGCGCCACGCTCCCGCCTCCCGCTCCGCCTGGCCGTCGTCGCGGCGCTCGCCGCGCTGGCGCTCGCCGGCTGCCGCCCGGGCGGCGACGGGGCGTCGACCAGCTCGGCGGGCGGCGGCTCGGGCGACGTGCCCCCGCTCAACGCCGCCGTGGAGGTGACCGACCCGGCGGTCGGCGGGGGCGCCGTCACGGTGACCGTGCGGGAGGGTGAGGAGCCGGTCTCCGGCGCCGTCGTGGCGGTCCAGGCCGACATGACGCACGCCGGCATGGCGCCCGTCATCGCCGACGCCCCCGAGGCCGAGCCCGGCGTCTACCGGACCGACGAGTTCGCGTTCACGATGGCCGGCGACTGGATCGTCACGGCCGAGGTGCGGACGCAGGACGGCCGCACCGCGACGGCCGAGACCTTCGTCACGGTCGCGCGGTGAGCGCCCCGGCCGCCCGCGCGGGCACCGTGGCTCGGGGCGAGGGGCGGGCGGGCCTGGTCGACCAGCCGCGCGGCTTCGACCTCCTCTCGCTGCCTGGCCTCAGGCGGTTCGCGCGCTGGCGGTACGCCCGCCTCGCGCTCCAGCTGCCGCTCCTGCTCCTGGCGCTGTTCGTGGTCGTCGACGGCCTCACCGGCCGCCAGGTCGCGCCCCGCAACGTCGCCACCACGGCCGTGTGGCTGCACTACCGCGGCCTGCTGGTGCTGGGGCTGGCGGTCGTGGGGAACGCCTTCTGCGCCGCGTGCCCGCTGATGCTCACCCGCGGCCTCTCGCGCCGTCTCGAGCGCCTGCTGCCGCGCAAGCTCGCCTGGCCGCGCGCGCTGCGCTCCAAGTGGCTGGTCATCGCGCTCCTGCTGGCGTTCTTCCTCGCCTACGAGGTCTTCGACCTGTGGGCCAGCCCGTGGCTGACCGCCTGGCTGGCCCTCGGCTACTTCGGCGCCGCGCTGGCCGTCGACGTGCTGTTCCCCGCCGGCACGTTCTGCCGCTGGGTCTGCCCGCTCGGCAACTTCAACTTCGCCCTGGCCACCGCCTCGCCCGCGCAGATCACGGCTGTGGACCCCGACGTGTGCCGCCGCTGCGAGCACAAGCCCTGCCTGCACGGCCGGTACACGGCGCCGGAGCGGCCCGCGGGAGGCTTCAGCCTGCCGCTGGCCGGCGCCCACGCGGGCTTCGTGCCCTCGGCGGAGGTCGTGAACCCCAACGGCGACGGGTTCTTCCCCGGCTGCGAGACGGGCCTGTTCGTGCCGACGATCACGTCGAACATGGACTGCACGCTGTGCCTCAACT
The DNA window shown above is from Trueperaceae bacterium and carries:
- a CDS encoding FixH family protein yields the protein MTVAPRSRLPLRLAVVAALAALALAGCRPGGDGASTSSAGGGSGDVPPLNAAVEVTDPAVGGGAVTVTVREGEEPVSGAVVAVQADMTHAGMAPVIADAPEAEPGVYRTDEFAFTMAGDWIVTAEVRTQDGRTATAETFVTVAR